In Phaeobacter gallaeciensis DSM 26640, a genomic segment contains:
- a CDS encoding holin-associated N-acetylmuramidase — protein sequence MQDIKAIAQEIVAREGGYVDDPDDPGGATKHGVTLGALQRLGMDLTRDGRIDKADVAAVSQAQAVDLYIRHYFNKPRIAALPEMLHPSVFDMYVNAGANAVRILQRLLVQMGYELAVDGRIGPKTAGAARAAAKVGRVALRDAYGVARRNYYFRIADRRPASRKYARTRKGGKGGWILRAESFISPRYHLSEAEFQARVSSWG from the coding sequence ATGCAAGACATCAAGGCCATCGCTCAGGAAATCGTTGCCCGCGAAGGCGGCTATGTTGACGACCCGGATGATCCGGGTGGGGCCACCAAACATGGCGTGACATTGGGAGCGCTACAGCGTCTTGGCATGGATCTGACGCGCGATGGCCGTATCGACAAGGCGGATGTGGCCGCTGTCAGCCAGGCGCAGGCCGTGGACCTCTATATCCGTCACTATTTCAACAAACCGCGCATCGCAGCCCTGCCGGAAATGCTGCACCCCTCGGTTTTTGACATGTATGTCAACGCCGGGGCCAATGCGGTGCGGATCCTGCAACGGCTGCTGGTGCAGATGGGATATGAGCTGGCGGTGGATGGGCGGATTGGTCCCAAAACTGCCGGGGCTGCCCGCGCTGCGGCCAAGGTTGGCCGGGTGGCGCTGCGTGATGCCTATGGCGTGGCCCGGCGCAACTATTACTTCCGCATCGCCGATCGTCGCCCGGCCAGTCGCAAATACGCGCGCACCCGCAAAGGCGGCAAAGGCGGCTGGATCCTGCGGGCAGAGAGTTTCATCTCGCCGCGATACCACCTGAGCGAGGCCGAATTTCAGGCGCGGGTGTCGTCATGGGGCTGA
- a CDS encoding heme lyase CcmF/NrfE family subunit, whose protein sequence is MITELGHFALILAFVIAIVQMVVPLVGAHFRWPGWMSVAEPAAQAQFFFTGFAFVALMWAFITSDFSLRLVALNSHSAKPMLYKISGTWGNHEGSMLLWVLIVSLFGAVASVFGNGLPPTLKARVLAVQAAIGVAFFAFILFTSNPFLRLAVPPFDGQGLNPLLQDPGLAFHPPFLYLGYVGLSMAFSFAVAALIEGRVDAAWGRWVRPWTLAAWIFLTIGIALGSWWAYYELGWGGFWFWDPVENASFMPWLLAAALLHSAIVVEKREALKSWTILLAILAFGFSLIGTFIVRSGLLTSVHAFASDPERGVFILYILAFFTGGALLLFALRAQAMQAKGVFGLVSRETALVANNILLAVSCFVVFFGTLWPVVAEMAFDRKLSVGPPFFNAAFTPFMVVLGAILPVGAMLPWKRGLLGRTAWRLRFVFALAVALGVLAWAMQTGRSGLGPIGLFIGVWVVVGAFADLWLRGSATGRWQRLLRLPRADWGKALAHAGLGVTIFAIAGLTAWQDEDIRIAEINRPFNVGAYTLELQDVRRVQGPNYLSTMADIEVTRAGRFVALLNPEKRDYPVSRMPTTEAAIDYRFLRDLYVVIGDQQANGGWTVRTYIKPLANWIWGGCLLMSLGGLLSLTDRRFRVAAGARRRPREGVPAE, encoded by the coding sequence ATGATTACAGAACTCGGTCACTTCGCCCTTATCCTCGCTTTTGTGATTGCCATCGTCCAGATGGTGGTGCCGCTGGTTGGCGCCCATTTCCGCTGGCCGGGCTGGATGTCGGTTGCGGAGCCCGCCGCGCAGGCGCAGTTCTTCTTTACCGGCTTTGCCTTTGTGGCGCTGATGTGGGCGTTCATCACCTCCGACTTCTCGCTGCGGCTGGTTGCGCTCAACAGTCATTCGGCGAAGCCGATGCTCTATAAAATCTCTGGCACCTGGGGCAACCACGAAGGCTCGATGCTGCTGTGGGTGCTGATTGTCAGCCTGTTCGGGGCGGTGGCCTCGGTGTTTGGCAACGGCTTGCCACCAACACTGAAGGCGCGAGTGCTCGCGGTGCAGGCGGCGATTGGTGTCGCGTTCTTTGCCTTCATCCTGTTCACCTCGAACCCGTTTCTGCGTCTTGCGGTGCCGCCGTTTGACGGGCAGGGGCTGAATCCCCTGTTGCAGGATCCGGGCCTCGCCTTTCATCCGCCGTTTCTCTACCTCGGGTATGTGGGCCTGAGCATGGCGTTTTCCTTTGCCGTTGCGGCCCTGATCGAGGGCCGTGTCGATGCCGCTTGGGGGCGCTGGGTGCGGCCCTGGACGCTGGCGGCGTGGATCTTCCTCACCATCGGTATCGCGCTGGGGTCCTGGTGGGCCTATTACGAGTTGGGCTGGGGCGGGTTCTGGTTCTGGGATCCGGTTGAGAACGCGTCCTTCATGCCCTGGTTGCTGGCGGCGGCGCTGCTGCATTCCGCCATTGTGGTTGAAAAACGCGAGGCGTTGAAAAGCTGGACCATCCTGCTGGCGATCCTGGCCTTTGGCTTCTCCCTGATCGGCACATTTATCGTGCGCTCCGGGCTGTTGACCTCGGTCCATGCCTTTGCCAGTGACCCGGAACGTGGGGTGTTCATCCTCTATATTCTGGCGTTTTTCACCGGTGGCGCGCTGTTGTTGTTTGCGCTGCGCGCACAGGCGATGCAGGCCAAAGGCGTCTTTGGTCTGGTAAGCCGCGAAACCGCGCTGGTGGCCAATAATATCCTTCTGGCGGTGAGCTGCTTTGTCGTCTTCTTCGGCACGCTCTGGCCGGTGGTGGCCGAGATGGCCTTTGACCGCAAGCTGAGCGTCGGGCCGCCGTTCTTCAATGCAGCCTTCACCCCCTTCATGGTGGTGCTGGGGGCGATCCTTCCGGTGGGCGCGATGCTGCCGTGGAAACGCGGTCTGCTGGGACGCACGGCCTGGCGGTTGCGCTTTGTCTTTGCGCTGGCCGTCGCACTTGGCGTGCTGGCCTGGGCGATGCAGACGGGGCGCTCCGGGCTGGGGCCGATCGGGTTGTTTATCGGTGTCTGGGTGGTCGTCGGCGCTTTTGCGGATCTTTGGCTGCGGGGCAGTGCGACCGGGCGTTGGCAGCGTCTGCTGCGCCTACCGCGTGCCGACTGGGGCAAGGCGCTGGCTCATGCAGGTCTAGGGGTCACGATCTTTGCCATCGCTGGGCTGACCGCCTGGCAGGATGAGGATATTCGGATTGCCGAGATAAACCGGCCCTTCAACGTCGGGGCCTATACGCTGGAGTTGCAGGATGTGCGCCGCGTGCAGGGCCCTAATTACCTCAGCACGATGGCGGATATCGAGGTGACACGGGCGGGGCGTTTCGTGGCGCTGCTGAACCCGGAGAAACGGGACTACCCGGTTTCGCGCATGCCCACCACCGAAGCCGCAATCGACTACCGGTTCCTGCGGGATCTCTATGTGGTGATCGGCGACCAGCAGGCCAATGGCGGCTGGACGGTACGGACCTATATCAAACCGCTGGCCAATTGGATCTGGGGCGGCTGCCTTCTCATGTCGCTTGGCGGTCTGCTGAGCCTGACGGATCGGCGGTTCCGCGTTGCTGCCGGTGCGCGCCGTCGCCCGCGTGAAGGAGTGCCAGCGGAATGA
- a CDS encoding LysR family transcriptional regulator: protein MDWDKLRIFHAVADAGSLTHAGDKLNLSQSAVSRQIRALEESLSSTLFHRHARGLILTEQGELLFDATKSMSKRLEAASARIRDSEEEVFGELRVTTTFGFGTLWLAPRLTKLYEQYPDLKIDLMLEERVLDLPMREADVAIRMKEPSQADLIRKRLMTVQMKLYASRGYVERNGAPEQAEDIVDHRLICQNPRSAQVGSAAVLVQKLMTHNPSSLLTVNNYFGVLQGVIHDLGIGVLPDYVTEDFPDLVPVLQEEDTSDVPVYLAYPEELRHSRRISAFRDFVQNEIIAHRKHMKELGKI from the coding sequence ATGGATTGGGATAAGCTCAGAATATTTCACGCAGTGGCGGACGCAGGCAGTCTGACCCACGCAGGCGACAAGCTGAACTTGTCGCAATCGGCGGTCAGCCGACAGATTCGCGCATTGGAGGAAAGCCTGAGTTCAACGCTGTTTCACCGCCACGCGCGGGGGTTGATTCTAACCGAACAGGGGGAGCTGCTGTTTGACGCCACCAAATCCATGTCAAAACGGCTTGAGGCCGCCTCCGCCCGCATTCGCGACAGCGAAGAAGAGGTATTCGGAGAGCTGCGCGTCACCACCACCTTTGGCTTTGGGACGCTCTGGCTCGCACCGCGCCTGACCAAGCTTTATGAGCAATACCCGGATCTGAAAATCGATCTGATGCTTGAGGAACGTGTGCTGGACCTGCCCATGCGCGAGGCCGATGTCGCCATCCGCATGAAGGAACCCAGCCAGGCGGATCTGATCCGCAAGCGGCTGATGACCGTACAGATGAAGCTCTATGCCTCACGCGGATATGTTGAACGCAACGGCGCGCCGGAACAAGCGGAAGATATCGTTGATCACCGGCTGATCTGCCAGAACCCGCGTTCTGCTCAGGTTGGCTCTGCCGCTGTTCTGGTACAGAAACTCATGACGCATAACCCATCCTCCCTGCTGACAGTGAACAATTACTTTGGTGTGCTACAGGGCGTGATTCATGACCTCGGGATTGGGGTGTTGCCGGACTACGTAACCGAGGATTTCCCTGATCTGGTGCCGGTTCTGCAGGAAGAGGATACCAGCGATGTGCCGGTCTATCTCGCCTACCCGGAAGAATTGCGCCACTCCCGGCGGATTTCCGCATTCCGGGATTTCGTCCAGAATGAGATTATTGCACATCGCAAGCATATGAAAGAACTGGGCAAAATATGA
- a CDS encoding holin family protein produces MGLIADVLRGLFGRERNVVAETLEVFRENAEAGAVRDHASRADALAQFTAEFARSQAGQGPVSRFDRWMDGVNRMPRPLLALSTLALLGSAMVDPLWFAARMQGLALVPEPLWWLLGVIVSFYFGARQQLKSQGFQREIAASLAQAPAVAANVSRINELRASEPAAPDIDPEYELVEDSTVTSNYLKENPALDEWVELSKVAK; encoded by the coding sequence ATGGGGCTGATTGCGGATGTGTTGCGGGGCCTGTTCGGGCGGGAGCGCAATGTGGTTGCCGAAACGCTGGAGGTGTTTCGCGAAAATGCAGAAGCCGGTGCGGTGCGGGATCACGCCAGCCGGGCGGATGCGCTGGCGCAGTTTACAGCGGAATTCGCCCGCAGTCAGGCCGGGCAGGGCCCCGTTAGCCGATTTGATCGCTGGATGGATGGCGTGAACCGCATGCCACGTCCCTTGCTGGCACTGTCGACATTGGCGCTGCTCGGCTCAGCCATGGTGGACCCATTGTGGTTTGCCGCCCGAATGCAGGGGCTGGCACTGGTGCCGGAACCGCTCTGGTGGCTGCTTGGGGTCATTGTTTCATTTTACTTCGGCGCGCGTCAGCAGTTGAAAAGCCAAGGCTTCCAGCGTGAGATTGCCGCCAGCCTGGCACAGGCCCCCGCCGTGGCGGCAAATGTGTCCCGGATCAATGAGCTGCGGGCGTCTGAGCCTGCGGCCCCCGATATAGATCCTGAATATGAACTGGTTGAAGATAGTACTGTAACTTCAAATTATTTAAAAGAAAATCCAGCTTTGGATGAGTGGGTTGAGCTATCAAAGGTGGCCAAGTGA
- a CDS encoding lysophospholipid acyltransferase family protein, translating to MKTHSSGSISRREAMRSARDLSYAHSAETRPGRAMIRVMENATGRLQLIKRAEGYEADVAAGQSFWNVMRARYGLQLEVVRGARSHIPQNQPVVVIANHPYGILDGLMLGHILSEARGDFRILAHQVFRKADDLSRVILPIDFAETKAALKTNLETRKAALEYLGQGGAIGIFPGGTVSTAARPFLRPKVPPMDPMWRGFTARMIAKSRAVVVPIYFDGHTSRLFQMASHLHPTSRMGLLIKEFRKRVDTPVRVSIGTSISRDVLDSLAGDAKAMMDFLRKATYELSPTPLKSYDYGYEFEEKHRA from the coding sequence ATGAAAACCCATTCATCCGGGAGTATTTCGCGGCGCGAGGCGATGCGCAGCGCGCGCGATCTCTCCTATGCGCATTCGGCTGAAACACGGCCGGGGCGCGCGATGATCCGGGTGATGGAGAACGCCACCGGTCGGCTTCAGCTGATCAAACGCGCCGAAGGCTATGAGGCGGATGTTGCAGCGGGGCAGAGTTTTTGGAATGTCATGCGCGCGCGTTACGGATTGCAATTGGAGGTGGTGCGCGGCGCGCGCTCTCATATCCCGCAAAATCAGCCTGTGGTGGTGATTGCCAATCATCCTTACGGTATTCTGGACGGGCTGATGCTGGGGCATATCCTGTCTGAGGCGCGCGGTGATTTCCGTATTCTGGCCCATCAGGTGTTTCGCAAGGCTGATGATCTGTCCCGCGTCATCCTGCCGATTGATTTTGCCGAGACCAAGGCGGCGCTGAAAACCAATCTTGAGACCCGCAAGGCGGCTTTGGAGTATCTCGGACAAGGGGGCGCCATCGGGATTTTCCCCGGTGGCACCGTATCCACCGCCGCGCGGCCTTTTCTGCGGCCAAAGGTGCCGCCTATGGACCCGATGTGGCGCGGCTTTACAGCGCGGATGATTGCCAAATCCCGCGCCGTTGTGGTGCCCATCTATTTTGACGGCCATACCTCCCGACTGTTCCAGATGGCCAGTCATTTACACCCGACCTCGCGTATGGGGCTGTTAATCAAGGAGTTTCGCAAGCGCGTCGATACGCCGGTACGCGTCTCTATTGGAACATCGATCTCGCGCGATGTTCTGGACTCGCTAGCAGGTGACGCAAAAGCAATGATGGATTTCCTGCGCAAAGCCACGTATGAGCTGTCACCAACGCCACTCAAATCCTATGACTACGGATATGAGTTCGAGGAGAAACACCGCGCCTGA
- the argC gene encoding N-acetyl-gamma-glutamyl-phosphate reductase, with product MTHKVAILGASGYTGAELVRLIAQHPNIEIAALSAERKAGMTMAEVFPHLRHLELPRLCKIGEIDFSGIDLCFCALPHKTSQEVIAALPQDLKIVDLSADFRLRDPDQYEKWYGNPHAALAQQEEAVYGLTEFYRDEIKSARLVAGTGCNAATGQFALRPLIAAGVIDLDEIILDLKCAVSGAGRSLKENLLHAELSEGYHGYAVGGTHRHLGEFDQEFSKIAGRRVKVQFTPHLVPANRGILATVYVKGDAQAIHDTFAKAYEDEPFIELLPIGEAPSTRHIRGSNFCHIGVAADRIEGRTIVITALDNLTKGSSGQALQNANLMLGEEETTGLMMAPLFP from the coding sequence ATGACCCATAAAGTAGCTATTCTGGGCGCCTCCGGTTACACGGGCGCCGAACTGGTGCGGCTGATTGCCCAGCATCCCAATATCGAGATCGCGGCCCTCTCCGCGGAGCGCAAAGCCGGTATGACCATGGCCGAGGTGTTCCCGCATCTGCGCCATCTGGAGTTGCCCCGGCTTTGCAAGATCGGTGAAATCGACTTTTCTGGCATCGACCTGTGTTTCTGCGCCCTGCCGCATAAGACCAGCCAGGAGGTGATTGCCGCCCTGCCGCAGGATCTGAAGATCGTCGACCTGTCGGCGGACTTCCGGCTGCGCGACCCGGATCAGTATGAAAAATGGTACGGCAACCCCCACGCCGCGCTGGCGCAGCAGGAAGAAGCAGTCTACGGCCTGACCGAGTTTTACCGGGACGAGATCAAATCCGCGCGTCTGGTGGCCGGCACCGGCTGTAACGCTGCGACGGGGCAGTTTGCCCTGCGCCCGCTGATCGCGGCCGGGGTGATTGATCTGGATGAGATCATTCTGGATCTGAAATGCGCGGTCTCTGGCGCGGGCCGGTCGCTCAAGGAAAACCTGCTGCACGCCGAGCTGAGCGAGGGCTACCACGGCTATGCCGTCGGCGGCACCCATCGGCACTTGGGTGAGTTTGATCAGGAGTTCAGCAAGATCGCAGGCCGCCGGGTCAAGGTACAGTTTACCCCGCATCTGGTGCCCGCCAATCGCGGCATTCTGGCGACGGTCTATGTCAAAGGGGACGCGCAGGCGATCCATGACACCTTTGCCAAGGCCTATGAGGATGAGCCGTTTATTGAGCTGCTGCCCATCGGAGAAGCGCCCTCAACCCGGCATATCCGTGGCTCCAACTTCTGCCACATCGGGGTAGCGGCGGACCGGATTGAAGGCCGCACGATTGTCATCACGGCGTTGGATAACCTGACAAAAGGTAGCAGCGGTCAGGCCTTGCAGAATGCCAACCTGATGTTAGGTGAGGAGGAGACAACCGGGCTGATGATGGCGCCGCTGTTCCCCTAA
- the ccmE gene encoding cytochrome c maturation protein CcmE, which yields MKSLKKQRRIQIIALTTVALVVATALIGYAMRDGINFFRSPSQVIAEPPEASEVFRIGGLVEEGSIIRGQGETLRFVVTDGGASVPVTYTGVLPDLFSENQGMVGTGRYVNGTFEASEILAKHDETYMPKEVVDALKEQGVYQEPET from the coding sequence ATGAAGTCACTGAAAAAACAGCGCCGCATCCAGATCATCGCGCTGACCACCGTGGCACTTGTGGTCGCCACGGCGCTGATTGGCTATGCCATGCGTGACGGGATCAATTTCTTCCGCTCCCCCAGCCAGGTGATCGCTGAGCCGCCAGAGGCCAGCGAGGTGTTTCGCATCGGTGGTCTGGTGGAAGAAGGCAGCATCATACGCGGTCAGGGCGAGACGCTGCGCTTTGTGGTGACAGACGGCGGCGCCTCTGTGCCGGTGACCTATACGGGCGTTCTGCCCGATCTCTTCTCCGAAAACCAAGGCATGGTCGGTACCGGTCGCTACGTCAATGGCACCTTTGAAGCCTCCGAAATTCTTGCCAAACATGATGAAACCTACATGCCGAAAGAGGTTGTCGACGCGCTGAAAGAGCAGGGCGTTTACCAAGAGCCGGAAACCTAA
- a CDS encoding glutamate racemase has protein sequence MAVGIFDSGLGGLTVLNAVQERLPDVDFLYYADSAHAPYGVRDAEDIYQLTKAAVEDMWSKGCNLVVLACNTASAAALRRMQEAGVPEGKRVLGVFVPLIEALTERQWGDNSPPREVETKHVALFATPATVASRAFQRELAFRAIGVDVEAQACGGVVDAIEDGDMILAEALVRSHVDALKRKMPEPQAAILGCTHYPLMEEVFQAALGADVQVFSQGKLVADSLADYLKRHPQMMGQGQGGYYTTGMPARVSDRATQFLRREMIFQAA, from the coding sequence ATGGCTGTAGGTATCTTTGATTCCGGCCTTGGCGGGCTGACCGTGCTGAATGCCGTGCAGGAGCGGCTCCCGGATGTGGACTTCCTCTACTATGCGGATAGCGCTCATGCGCCTTATGGTGTGCGCGATGCCGAAGATATTTATCAGCTGACCAAAGCGGCTGTTGAGGATATGTGGTCCAAGGGCTGCAATCTTGTGGTCCTGGCCTGCAATACGGCCTCTGCGGCGGCGCTGCGGCGGATGCAGGAAGCCGGTGTCCCCGAAGGCAAGCGTGTGCTGGGCGTTTTTGTGCCTCTGATCGAGGCGCTGACAGAACGGCAGTGGGGGGACAACTCCCCGCCGCGCGAGGTGGAAACCAAACATGTCGCGCTTTTTGCGACCCCGGCGACCGTTGCCAGCCGTGCGTTTCAGCGTGAGCTGGCGTTCCGCGCCATTGGCGTCGATGTGGAGGCGCAGGCCTGTGGCGGTGTGGTCGATGCGATCGAAGATGGCGATATGATCCTTGCCGAGGCGCTGGTGCGCAGCCATGTTGATGCGCTGAAACGCAAAATGCCAGAGCCGCAGGCCGCGATCCTTGGCTGCACCCATTACCCGCTGATGGAAGAGGTCTTTCAGGCCGCACTTGGCGCGGATGTTCAGGTGTTCAGCCAGGGCAAACTGGTTGCCGACAGTCTGGCGGATTACCTTAAGCGTCACCCGCAGATGATGGGGCAGGGGCAAGGGGGGTATTACACCACCGGTATGCCCGCTCGTGTCAGCGACCGCGCGACGCAGTTCTTGCGACGAGAGATGATCTTTCAGGCAGCTTAA
- a CDS encoding indolepyruvate ferredoxin oxidoreductase family protein → MSTQKISLNDKFDLTKSQVMLNGTQALVRLMLMQKHRDKAAGLNTAGLVTGYRGSPLGAVDMQMKRAEKHLTASDVTFQYGLNEDLAVTALWGAQQAEVRGEGKYDGVFGLWYGKGPGVDRSGDAIRHANMAGSSKHGGVLVAMGDDHTGESSTVLHQSEWSLMDCYLPIVSPAGVQEILDYGAYGLALSRFSGLWVGLKTMKDTIEVTSVVDGDPDRMKLATPEFDMPADGLNIRLDDDRFRQENRIIDYKRFAAEAFSHANKMDKRMWGKPGAKIGFVAAGKNWLDLVHAMSLLNIDETMAERLGITTYKVGQTWPLDMKGFNAWAEGLDLIVVVEEKRKLIEIQIKEAIFDDRRGRRVYGWYKGGAGAMHREELFPTKYALDPIMIAEKLGQILIEEGRETEAIRAGLTALDDAKRADNAEEIAARLPYFCSGCPHNSSTKLPDGSRAYAGIGCHFMVQWMDRETTGFTHMGGEGVNWVGEAPFSTRKHVFQNLGDGTYNHSGVQAIRAALAEGTNITFKILYNDAVAMTGGQEAEGGLTAHQIAHELTAMGMKTIAVVYDEKEDVDAKLFPAGMRMHERAELMAVQKEMETVEGVSAIIYIQTCAAEKRRRRKKGQFPDPDQRVFINSDVCEGCGDCGVQSNCVSIVPKETELGRKRAIDQSSCNKDFSCVKGFCPSFLTIEGAKIRKEPTAALDLPDLPKPDLPSITGTHNVVITGVGGTGVVTIGAVLAQAAQIDGKGAGMMEMAGLAQKGGAVHIHCRIANKPEDISAIRVATGECDALIGGDLVVSAGAKTIGLMKTDKTGAVVNSHEIITGDFTRDTDFQIPSDRLQVALEARLRDRLDLFDASELARASMGDSIFSNMMVFGAAWQRGLLPISLEAIQEAITLNGAAVERNLRAFDIGRWAVLYPQEAARLSEPNVVELPKTVEEQIAFRKGHLTDYQGQRLAKRYGKMLDGIADKSLQEAVAKGYHKLLSYKDEYEVARLLLSSREKAEAEFEGDLKISYNLAPPMLTGKDPDGRPKKRKFGPGLERGLRLLAKFKGLRGTPLDVFGYTAERKMERALIAQYEADMKEWLPKASPEIMAPLIALAELPLEIRGFGPVKQANEAKAAKRREELLAALRHGGTELKTAAE, encoded by the coding sequence ATGAGCACGCAGAAAATTTCTCTGAACGACAAATTTGACCTGACAAAATCGCAGGTGATGCTGAACGGCACGCAGGCGCTGGTGCGCCTTATGCTGATGCAGAAACACCGGGATAAGGCCGCGGGGCTGAATACGGCCGGTCTGGTCACCGGCTATCGCGGCTCACCCCTTGGTGCGGTCGATATGCAGATGAAGCGGGCCGAAAAGCATCTGACCGCCAGCGATGTTACCTTTCAGTATGGTTTGAACGAGGATCTCGCCGTGACCGCACTCTGGGGCGCGCAGCAGGCTGAGGTCCGGGGCGAGGGCAAATACGACGGTGTCTTTGGCCTTTGGTATGGCAAGGGACCGGGGGTCGACCGTTCCGGTGATGCGATCCGGCACGCCAATATGGCGGGCTCCTCCAAACACGGCGGTGTTCTGGTTGCCATGGGCGATGACCACACCGGTGAAAGCTCCACCGTGTTACACCAGTCGGAATGGTCGCTGATGGATTGCTACCTGCCCATCGTCAGCCCCGCTGGCGTGCAGGAAATCCTGGATTATGGCGCCTATGGTCTGGCGCTCAGCCGTTTCTCGGGGCTCTGGGTCGGCCTGAAGACGATGAAAGACACGATCGAGGTCACCTCGGTCGTTGATGGCGATCCGGACCGGATGAAGCTGGCCACGCCGGAGTTTGACATGCCGGCAGATGGGCTGAACATCCGTCTGGATGACGACCGGTTCCGGCAGGAAAACCGGATCATTGACTACAAGCGCTTTGCGGCGGAGGCCTTCAGCCACGCCAACAAGATGGACAAACGCATGTGGGGCAAACCCGGTGCCAAGATCGGTTTTGTTGCGGCGGGTAAGAACTGGCTGGATCTGGTCCATGCCATGTCGCTGTTGAACATCGATGAAACCATGGCCGAACGGCTAGGCATTACCACCTATAAGGTCGGCCAGACCTGGCCCTTGGACATGAAGGGGTTCAATGCCTGGGCCGAAGGGCTGGACCTGATTGTTGTGGTTGAAGAAAAGCGCAAGCTGATAGAGATTCAGATCAAGGAAGCCATTTTCGATGACCGTCGTGGCCGTCGTGTCTATGGCTGGTACAAAGGCGGGGCAGGGGCCATGCACCGTGAGGAACTGTTCCCGACCAAATACGCGCTCGACCCGATCATGATCGCGGAAAAGCTGGGCCAGATCCTGATCGAAGAGGGGCGTGAGACGGAGGCCATCCGGGCTGGTCTTACCGCGCTGGATGATGCCAAGCGTGCAGATAACGCCGAAGAGATCGCCGCCCGCCTGCCTTATTTCTGCTCGGGCTGTCCGCATAACTCCTCCACCAAACTGCCAGACGGCAGTCGCGCCTATGCGGGGATTGGCTGTCACTTCATGGTGCAGTGGATGGACCGCGAAACCACCGGCTTTACCCATATGGGGGGCGAGGGTGTGAATTGGGTCGGTGAGGCGCCATTCTCCACCCGAAAGCACGTGTTCCAGAACCTTGGCGATGGTACCTACAATCACTCTGGTGTGCAGGCGATCCGTGCGGCGCTGGCTGAAGGGACCAACATCACCTTCAAGATCCTCTATAATGACGCCGTCGCCATGACGGGCGGGCAGGAGGCCGAAGGTGGGCTGACTGCGCATCAGATCGCGCATGAGCTGACAGCCATGGGAATGAAGACCATCGCCGTGGTCTATGACGAGAAAGAAGACGTCGACGCCAAGCTGTTCCCGGCCGGTATGCGGATGCATGAACGGGCGGAGCTGATGGCGGTGCAAAAGGAAATGGAAACGGTCGAAGGCGTCTCTGCCATCATCTACATCCAGACCTGCGCCGCTGAGAAACGCCGCCGTCGTAAGAAGGGGCAGTTCCCCGATCCCGATCAACGCGTGTTCATCAACTCGGACGTTTGCGAAGGCTGCGGTGATTGTGGCGTTCAGTCCAACTGTGTGTCCATCGTGCCAAAGGAGACCGAGTTGGGCCGCAAGCGGGCGATTGACCAATCGTCCTGCAACAAGGATTTCAGCTGCGTCAAAGGTTTCTGCCCGTCTTTCCTGACCATTGAGGGCGCAAAAATTCGTAAGGAGCCAACCGCCGCTCTGGATCTGCCGGACCTGCCAAAACCCGACCTGCCCAGCATCACCGGCACCCACAACGTTGTGATCACCGGGGTTGGCGGCACTGGCGTTGTCACCATCGGTGCGGTGCTGGCGCAGGCGGCGCAGATTGATGGCAAGGGGGCTGGCATGATGGAGATGGCCGGCCTCGCCCAGAAAGGCGGCGCGGTGCATATCCACTGCCGGATCGCCAACAAGCCCGAAGATATCAGCGCAATCCGTGTTGCCACTGGTGAATGTGATGCGCTGATCGGAGGTGATCTGGTAGTCTCTGCCGGGGCAAAAACCATCGGCTTGATGAAAACCGACAAGACCGGTGCGGTGGTGAACAGCCATGAGATCATCACCGGGGATTTCACCCGCGATACCGATTTTCAGATCCCCAGCGACCGCTTGCAGGTCGCGCTTGAGGCCCGGCTACGGGATCGGCTGGACCTGTTTGATGCCTCTGAGCTGGCGCGCGCCAGCATGGGGGATTCCATCTTCTCCAACATGATGGTGTTCGGGGCGGCCTGGCAACGCGGTCTGCTGCCGATCAGCCTTGAGGCTATTCAGGAGGCGATCACGCTGAATGGCGCAGCGGTGGAGCGCAATCTACGCGCCTTTGACATTGGCCGCTGGGCGGTGCTGTACCCGCAGGAGGCTGCGCGCCTGTCGGAGCCGAATGTGGTTGAGCTGCCAAAGACCGTTGAGGAACAAATTGCCTTTCGCAAGGGGCATCTGACCGACTATCAGGGGCAGCGTCTGGCCAAGCGCTATGGCAAGATGCTGGATGGCATCGCTGATAAGTCGCTGCAAGAGGCGGTGGCCAAGGGCTACCATAAGCTCCTGTCTTACAAAGACGAATACGAGGTCGCGCGGCTGTTGCTGTCGAGCCGGGAAAAGGCCGAGGCAGAGTTTGAGGGCGATCTGAAGATTTCCTATAATCTCGCGCCGCCAATGCTGACCGGCAAGGATCCCGACGGGCGGCCGAAGAAGCGCAAATTTGGCCCCGGTCTGGAGCGCGGCCTGCGGCTGCTGGCGAAGTTCAAAGGTCTACGCGGCACGCCGCTGGATGTGTTTGGCTATACCGCTGAACGCAAAATGGAGCGGGCGCTGATTGCGCAGTATGAGGCCGACATGAAGGAATGGCTGCCCAAGGCCAGCCCCGAAATCATGGCGCCGCTGATTGCGCTGGCGGAATTGCCGTTGGAGATCCGGGGCTTTGGTCCGGTGAAACAGGCCAATGAAGCCAAGGCTGCAAAACGCCGCGAGGAACTGCTGGCCGCATTGCGTCATGGTGGCACCGAGTTGAAGACCGCCGCAGAGTAA